CGCCAAGAAGGCGGCCAAGCCCGCCAAGAAGGCCGCCGCGCCCAAGAAGACCCCGGCCAAGGCCGCGAAGCCCGCCGCCAAGGCCCCCGCCAAGCCCGCCAAGGCCGCGAAGAAGGCGGCCAAGCCCGCCAAGCCGGCCAAGCCCGCGGGCGCCGCCGAGCCGGCCCGCCCCGTCGCGCCCGAGACCGCCCAGGCGGGCCCCGCCACGCCGGCCGAGCCGCCGAACGCCGCCGACGCGGCGGGCGGGTCGCCGGCCGCCACCGTTCCGGACACCGCCCCGGCCGTCGCCACCCCGCCGGCCCCGGCGAAGCCGGCCCGCCGCCGCCCCCGGGCGACGTTGGACGCGATGCCCGAGGCGTCCTCCCCGGCCGCCGCGCTGGACGCGGCCACCGCGGAGCTCCCCGCCGTTCCGGAGGCGCCCGGGGCGCCGCCGGTCGAGCCCCCCGCAACGGACGAGGGCGCGGCGGCGGTGGACGCGTTCGCGGCGGCGGTCCGGCCGCGGCGCGGCCTGCGGCGGCGTTAGCGCGAAAAAACCCGGTCGACGAGGGGGTCACAAAGCGGACTCCAGCCCCACCAGCCCCAGGAGTCACTACCGTACGTACACGAACGAACACAGCCCTCTTGACTCCCACACCCTCCCCCCACTGTAATTCCAGACATGTCATTCACCCCTCACCCGTCGCGGCGAGCCGCGGCGTGTCGTGGTGGGGCCGCCACGGAGCGCTCGGGTGGGAGCGCACGGGCACGAGCGGGGCGGTCCGCCGCCACCGCGGAGCTGGAGGCGCGATGAGCCTGCCCATGATCGACTTCGACCCGGCCGTCGACGACGAGGAGATGGCCTGGCAGGAGCGCGCCCTCTGCGCGCAGACGGACCCGGAGGCGTTCTTCCCGGAGAAGGGCGGCAGCACCCGGGAGGCCAAGCGCATCTGCGTCGGGTGCGAGGTCAAGGCCGAGTGCCTCGCCTACGCCCTGGCGCACGACGAGCGGTTCGGCATCTGGGGCGGCCTTTCCGAGCGGGAGCGCCGCCGCCTCAAGCGCCGCGCCGGCTGACCGGCCGCTGCGTCCACAGGCCGTTCACCGCTGTCCACAACGGCGGGCCCGGGCGTGAGAACGGCCGGTGACGCGGGTTAGTCTCTCCGGCGTCGGGCGCTCCCGATGTCGCCGAGTCCATCCCCGTCACCGTCGTTCCGGAGGGTCATGCCGCCGCGCGCGCGCCTCGCGCACCCGCACCACCGGGTCACCGCCGTCGTCGTGAGCCACGACGGCGCGCGCTGGCTCCCGGACGTGCTGGCCGCGCTCGCCGCGCAGACGAGGCCCGCGCAGCGCGTGGTCGCCGCCGACACCGGAAGCAACGACGCCTCGCCGGCGCTGCTCGCGGAGGCGTTCGGCGCCGACGCGGTGACGGCGCTGCCGCGCACGACCGGCTTCGGTGCCGCGGTGGCGGCCGCGCTGGCGCACGCCGACGCGACGGGGGCCGAGCGCCCGCCGCCGCGCCGCCGCGCGAGCGACACCGAGGAGCCGCGCGAGCCGGTCCGCTGGGTCTGGCTGCTCCACGACGACAGCGCGCCCGAGCCGGACGCGCTCGAACGCCTCGTGGAGGCGGCCGAGGCGATGCCGTCGGCGACGGTCCTCGGGCCGAAGGCGCGCGACTGGGACGACCCCCGGCTGCTCGTGGAGGTCGGCTTCACGATCGACCGCGCGGGCCGCCGCGAGACCGGGCTGGAACGCCGCGAGTTCGACCAGGGCCAGCACGACGACGCCGGCGACGTCCTGGCCGTGGGCTCGGCGGGGATGCTGGTCCGCCGCGACGTGTGGGACGCGCTGGGCGGCTTCGACCCGCGGCTGCCGCTGTTCCGCGACGACCTCGACCTCGGCTGGCGCGCCAACGCCGCCGGGCACCGGGTCACGGTCGTCCCCGCCGCCCGCATCCGGCACGCCCGCGCCGCGACGCTCGGCCGTCGCCCGCTCGCGGCCGCCCACGGCAGCGCGCACGGCGTCGACCGGCGCCACTCCCTCGCGGTCCTGCTCGCCAACCTCCCCGCCCTCGCGGCCGTGCTCGCCGCGCCCCGGCTGCTGGCCGGCGCGCTGCTGCGCACGGTCGGCTTCCTGCTGACCCGCCAGGTCGCCGAGGCGCGCGACGAGGTCGCCGCCGTGGCGTGGAACGTCCGGCACCTCCCCGACCTCCTCCGCGCCCGCCGGCGCCGCCGCGCGACGCGGACGCTGCCCTGGTCGGCCGTCCGGCCGCTGTTCACCGGCCGCACGGCGCGGCTGCGCGGCTACCTCGAACAGCTCGGCGACTGGCTCACCGGCGGCGGGGGAGACGGCGTCGCGCCCGGCGAGGACGGCGACGACGACCTC
This window of the Mycobacteriales bacterium genome carries:
- a CDS encoding Fe-S oxidoreductase, encoding AKKAAKPAKKAAAPKKTPAKAAKPAAKAPAKPAKAAKKAAKPAKPAKPAGAAEPARPVAPETAQAGPATPAEPPNAADAAGGSPAATVPDTAPAVATPPAPAKPARRRPRATLDAMPEASSPAAALDAATAELPAVPEAPGAPPVEPPATDEGAAAVDAFAAAVRPRRGLRRR
- a CDS encoding WhiB family transcriptional regulator encodes the protein MSLPMIDFDPAVDDEEMAWQERALCAQTDPEAFFPEKGGSTREAKRICVGCEVKAECLAYALAHDERFGIWGGLSERERRRLKRRAG